Proteins encoded by one window of Methanobacterium sp. CWC-01:
- the gatE gene encoding Glu-tRNA(Gln) amidotransferase subunit GatE: protein MDYNKLGLKMGLEIHQQLNTKTKLFCPCECQLTDKKPKYRVLRNLRPTQSELGKIDRAAFEESRRKLTFLYDAYPHHTCLVESDDEPPHPLNQEALEIGLIIASLLNMNVVDEFHTMRKQVIDGSNTGGFQRTGLVAIDGYLDTEYGEVVIENLCLEEDAARRMGQKKGKMEFRLDRLGIPLLEITTDPSIKHPEQVREVAYQIGQVLRSTRVKRGLGTIRQDLNISIRDGARVEVKGVQDLDLMPKMVENEVKRQINLLEIRDELRKRGAQVPDEIYELNHLFLEAESKIISKAIKKNGKVLAIKLKGFKGLIGKEVQPGRRFGTELAGYAKKMGVAGIFHTDELPAYGITSPEVEKVNQFLDIDVEDAFILVADEEEKSRNALQEVQRRAGAALIGVPEETRKALDDANSEYLRPLPTASRMYVETDIPAQVISTEMLEKVRSNLPELPAEKKERIIKEYALSEDLATQLVRQDKSDQFEELVANCEVDSTTVASTLAYTLKELRREGFSVNQMENTEFLETFQLVTHGKITKDSISPVIKKVLEESIAPEEAAEKLNLMMLSEEDVRKIIQKLVSSQEQMVKERGPAAMGPLMGMAMKEFKGKADGKLVNKLLKEEINKNLG from the coding sequence ATGGATTACAATAAATTAGGTCTTAAGATGGGCCTGGAAATACATCAACAACTAAACACAAAGACAAAATTATTCTGTCCCTGTGAGTGTCAGTTAACTGATAAAAAACCAAAATATAGGGTTTTAAGAAATTTAAGGCCTACCCAGAGTGAACTGGGTAAGATTGACCGGGCGGCCTTCGAAGAATCCCGTCGTAAATTAACCTTCCTGTATGATGCCTACCCCCACCACACCTGTCTGGTGGAATCTGATGACGAGCCACCCCACCCCCTGAATCAGGAAGCACTGGAAATTGGCCTAATCATCGCATCCCTTTTAAACATGAACGTGGTGGACGAGTTCCACACCATGCGTAAACAGGTTATTGATGGCAGTAACACGGGGGGATTTCAGAGAACCGGCCTGGTAGCCATTGACGGGTATCTGGACACGGAATATGGGGAGGTGGTCATCGAAAATCTGTGTCTGGAAGAAGACGCTGCTAGGCGTATGGGGCAAAAAAAAGGCAAGATGGAATTCCGTCTGGACCGGCTGGGAATCCCCCTACTGGAGATCACCACCGACCCCTCCATAAAACACCCGGAGCAGGTGCGGGAAGTGGCTTATCAGATCGGCCAGGTGTTGCGCAGCACCCGGGTTAAAAGGGGACTGGGCACTATACGGCAGGATCTTAATATTTCCATCCGTGATGGTGCCCGGGTGGAGGTTAAAGGTGTCCAGGACCTGGATCTAATGCCCAAGATGGTGGAGAACGAGGTTAAAAGACAGATAAACCTCTTAGAAATCCGTGATGAACTTAGAAAACGTGGAGCACAAGTTCCTGATGAGATATATGAATTAAACCACTTATTCCTGGAGGCAGAATCTAAAATTATATCCAAAGCCATTAAAAAGAATGGTAAAGTTTTAGCCATAAAATTAAAAGGTTTTAAAGGTTTAATAGGTAAGGAAGTCCAGCCCGGGCGAAGATTTGGAACTGAACTGGCTGGCTATGCCAAGAAGATGGGTGTGGCTGGTATATTCCACACCGATGAACTACCTGCCTACGGTATCACCTCTCCGGAAGTTGAAAAGGTTAACCAGTTCCTGGATATAGATGTAGAGGATGCATTCATTTTGGTAGCTGATGAAGAAGAAAAATCCAGAAACGCACTACAGGAAGTTCAAAGAAGAGCTGGAGCTGCACTAATCGGGGTGCCAGAGGAAACTCGTAAGGCCCTGGATGATGCTAATTCGGAATATTTACGGCCATTACCCACTGCTAGCAGGATGTACGTGGAGACTGACATCCCGGCCCAGGTTATATCTACTGAAATGTTGGAAAAGGTCAGATCCAACCTGCCGGAGCTTCCAGCTGAGAAGAAGGAGAGGATTATCAAGGAATATGCTTTGAGTGAAGACCTGGCCACTCAATTAGTAAGACAGGATAAATCAGATCAATTCGAAGAACTGGTCGCTAATTGTGAGGTAGACTCGACTACAGTAGCTTCCACTTTGGCATATACCTTAAAAGAACTAAGAAGAGAAGGATTTTCGGTGAATCAAATGGAGAACACGGAATTTCTGGAAACTTTCCAACTGGTTACCCATGGAAAGATAACCAAGGACTCCATTTCCCCGGTAATCAAAAAGGTGTTGGAAGAGTCTATTGCTCCTGAAGAGGCGGCAGAGAAGCTTAATCTGATGATGCTATCAGAAGAAGATGTCAGGAAGATCATTCAGAAATTAGTGTCTTCCCAGGAGCAGATGGTTAAAGAACGGGGCCCGGCAGCCATGGGTCCCCTGATGGGCATGGCTATGAAGGAATTTAAGGGCAAAGCTGATGGTAAACTGGTGAACAAACTCTTGAAGGAAGAAATTAACAAAAATTTGGGGTAG
- a CDS encoding exodeoxyribonuclease III produces MSTIRILSWNVNGIRAVHRKGFKKWALEDKPDVLCLQETKATVEQFPKDIRNMDDYQLYTSEAERKGYSGVATYTRIKPEKVEHGLGIPKFDQEGRTLITDFGDFVLFNIYFPNGKMSGERLRYKLDFYDSFLDYADQLKDEGRNIVICGDVNTAHKEIDLARPKENSKISGFLPVEREWIDRFLSHGYVDTFREFNKEPEQYTWWSYRTRARERNVGWRLDYFFVNEEFMGQVENSYILTDVMGSDHCPVGLDIRVEE; encoded by the coding sequence ATGAGCACCATCAGGATTTTATCATGGAATGTTAACGGTATCAGGGCTGTTCACCGTAAAGGCTTTAAAAAATGGGCTTTGGAGGATAAACCCGACGTTTTATGCCTACAGGAGACTAAAGCCACTGTAGAACAATTCCCCAAGGATATCCGAAATATGGATGACTACCAACTTTATACTTCCGAAGCAGAGAGGAAGGGATACAGTGGGGTAGCCACCTACACCCGTATTAAACCGGAAAAGGTGGAGCATGGATTGGGAATACCCAAATTCGACCAGGAGGGAAGAACCCTCATCACTGACTTCGGAGACTTCGTGCTTTTCAATATCTATTTCCCCAACGGTAAGATGTCCGGGGAACGCTTGCGGTATAAACTGGACTTCTACGACTCCTTCTTAGACTACGCAGACCAGTTGAAGGATGAGGGGCGTAACATCGTGATATGTGGTGATGTGAACACTGCCCATAAAGAGATCGACCTGGCCCGCCCCAAAGAGAACTCGAAGATTTCAGGATTCCTGCCTGTGGAAAGGGAGTGGATTGACCGATTTTTAAGTCACGGTTATGTGGACACCTTCCGGGAGTTTAATAAAGAACCAGAACAGTACACCTGGTGGAGTTACCGTACCCGGGCCCGGGAACGTAACGTGGGCTGGCGTCTGGACTACTTCTTCGTTAATGAAGAGTTTATGGGTCAAGTGGAGAATTCGTACATCTTAACTGATGTTATGGGTTCTGATCACTGTCCGGTGGGGTTGGATATTCGGGTTGAAGAATAA
- a CDS encoding 2-oxoacid:acceptor oxidoreductase family protein, translated as MSSREKVLKKPESILEEYPRKGGSAPTATHYCPGCGHGILHKLIGEAIDSLGIQDRTVMTSPVGCAVFAYYYFDCGHVQVAHGRAPAVGTGLSRAEDNAIVILYQGDGDLASIGLNETIQAANRGEKMAVFFVNNTVYGMTGGQMAPTTLVGERTVTCPTGRDPLYAGYPMHMCELLDNLKAPVFIERVSVSDPKHIRKARRAVKKALQIQRDGKGYAFVEVLSPCPTNLRLDAQGTEDFINQEMAREFPLKNFRNRSDEVEPLCRAQSDFSREALNQIFEVDQESTMEAIDDPEFPRKVVKMAGFGGQGVLSLGLTLAQAACKDRKHVSYYPSYGPEQRGGTAHCTVIVDGQDIGSPYVHFNDILVAFNRPALKKFAERVKEGGYILYDSEAGEFDPPEGVTVIDVPAFKIAKDNGVKKAGNTVMLGVIMALGLVELPPDVFQSAIEHTFHRKPQLVQANLKILEAAAQWAGENL; from the coding sequence TTGAGCAGTAGGGAAAAGGTACTGAAAAAACCGGAATCCATCCTGGAGGAGTACCCCCGCAAAGGGGGCAGTGCTCCCACCGCTACCCATTACTGTCCGGGGTGTGGCCATGGAATACTGCATAAACTCATAGGGGAAGCCATTGATTCCCTGGGGATCCAGGACCGCACGGTAATGACCAGTCCAGTGGGTTGTGCCGTTTTTGCTTACTACTACTTCGACTGTGGTCATGTGCAGGTAGCTCACGGCAGGGCACCGGCAGTGGGAACTGGTCTGTCCCGTGCCGAAGATAATGCCATCGTGATTTTGTATCAGGGAGATGGTGATCTGGCCTCCATAGGTCTGAATGAAACCATACAGGCAGCCAATCGGGGGGAAAAGATGGCCGTGTTTTTCGTAAACAACACAGTTTATGGTATGACCGGGGGGCAGATGGCACCCACCACCCTGGTTGGAGAAAGAACAGTTACCTGCCCCACAGGAAGAGACCCCCTATATGCAGGGTATCCCATGCACATGTGTGAACTTCTGGACAACCTTAAAGCTCCCGTGTTCATCGAACGAGTATCTGTCTCGGATCCTAAACACATACGTAAAGCAAGAAGGGCGGTGAAGAAAGCTTTACAGATCCAGAGGGATGGTAAAGGATATGCATTTGTGGAGGTACTTTCGCCCTGCCCCACCAACCTCCGACTGGATGCCCAGGGAACAGAAGACTTCATAAACCAGGAAATGGCCAGGGAATTTCCTCTGAAGAATTTCCGGAACCGGAGTGATGAAGTAGAACCTCTATGCCGGGCCCAGAGTGACTTCAGTCGAGAAGCACTGAATCAAATCTTCGAAGTGGATCAGGAGAGTACTATGGAAGCCATTGACGACCCAGAATTCCCACGTAAAGTGGTTAAAATGGCCGGGTTTGGTGGACAGGGAGTGTTGAGTCTGGGTCTTACTCTTGCTCAGGCGGCCTGTAAAGATCGAAAGCACGTATCCTACTACCCGTCCTACGGTCCGGAACAACGGGGTGGAACCGCCCACTGCACGGTAATCGTGGATGGACAGGATATAGGTTCGCCCTACGTTCACTTCAACGACATACTGGTGGCCTTCAACCGTCCGGCCCTTAAAAAATTCGCGGAACGGGTTAAAGAGGGTGGTTACATCCTGTATGATTCTGAAGCAGGGGAATTTGATCCACCAGAAGGAGTTACCGTCATTGATGTTCCTGCTTTTAAAATTGCCAAGGACAATGGTGTTAAGAAGGCGGGAAACACCGTAATGTTAGGAGTTATAATGGCCCTGGGCTTAGTGGAACTTCCTCCGGACGTTTTCCAAAGTGCCATAGAACACACCTTCCATCGCAAGCCCCAACTGGTACAGGCCAATTTAAAGATACTGGAAGCGGCGGCTCAATGGGCTGGTGAAAATCTGTAG
- a CDS encoding ferredoxin family protein has translation MSEENQDPYPVINNLECKGCERCIIACREGVLEMSDEVNQRGYHYAVYRGQGCTGCGDCYYTCPEPLAVEVHIPRKARKKSIQEEE, from the coding sequence ATGTCCGAAGAAAATCAAGACCCTTATCCTGTAATAAATAATTTGGAGTGTAAGGGATGTGAAAGGTGTATAATTGCCTGTAGAGAAGGTGTTTTAGAGATGAGTGATGAAGTTAACCAGCGGGGATACCACTATGCAGTGTACCGTGGCCAGGGTTGCACCGGTTGCGGGGACTGCTACTATACCTGCCCTGAACCACTGGCAGTGGAGGTTCACATCCCCAGAAAAGCACGCAAAAAATCGATACAGGAGGAAGAGTAA
- the trxB gene encoding thioredoxin-disulfide reductase: MEEYDLVIVGAGPAGLTAAIYAGRQGMKTIILEMMTGAGSGYMVPAMENYPGFEMISGKNLLEIMRRQAEQHVPIKNMEEVKKMAPLDDNKIEVTTSQGQYMTRSVIISTGSRHRRLKVPGEVEFVGRGVCYCATCDGPLYQGKNVLMIGGGNAAAQEALYLDSIGCKVTMVHRRDQLRAENYLQEKLAEKNISIIWDSVVEEIKGDIVVEKVVLYNRKADTKTEVETSGVFIAIGEEPLNEAAKNAGVDLDKAGYILVDKFQRTNIPGIYAAGDITGGIKQWVVACSEGAVAALSAHENIMD; this comes from the coding sequence ATGGAGGAATATGATCTGGTTATAGTGGGAGCAGGGCCAGCAGGACTAACTGCCGCTATTTATGCGGGTAGGCAGGGAATGAAAACCATCATCCTGGAGATGATGACTGGTGCGGGATCAGGATACATGGTACCGGCCATGGAGAATTATCCTGGCTTTGAAATGATATCTGGGAAGAATTTGCTGGAGATCATGAGAAGACAGGCCGAACAACATGTGCCCATAAAGAATATGGAAGAAGTTAAAAAAATGGCACCCCTAGATGATAATAAAATAGAGGTTACCACCTCCCAGGGCCAGTATATGACCCGTTCGGTGATTATATCTACGGGCAGCCGTCACCGAAGGCTTAAAGTACCGGGAGAAGTTGAATTTGTCGGTCGAGGAGTATGTTACTGTGCTACCTGCGACGGACCCCTCTACCAGGGTAAGAATGTTTTAATGATTGGAGGGGGAAATGCCGCAGCCCAGGAAGCCCTCTATCTGGACAGTATCGGTTGTAAAGTAACTATGGTGCACCGACGCGACCAATTAAGGGCTGAAAACTACTTGCAGGAAAAACTGGCCGAAAAGAATATCTCCATAATCTGGGACTCCGTGGTAGAGGAAATTAAGGGGGATATAGTGGTGGAGAAGGTGGTTCTCTACAACCGCAAAGCGGATACAAAAACCGAAGTAGAAACCTCGGGGGTATTTATAGCTATAGGAGAGGAACCACTCAACGAGGCCGCCAAAAATGCAGGAGTGGATTTAGATAAAGCCGGATACATCCTGGTGGACAAATTCCAGCGCACCAACATCCCTGGAATCTACGCTGCGGGTGACATCACCGGTGGTATCAAACAGTGGGTGGTGGCCTGTTCTGAGGGAGCGGTGGCGGCTTTATCTGCACATGAGAATATCATGGATTAA
- a CDS encoding 3-methyl-2-oxobutanoate dehydrogenase subunit VorB codes for MATQLIKGNTAVVIGAMYAGCDCLFGYPITPATEILHEASLYFPMVGRKVLQAESEEAAINMVYGAAAAGHRVLTASSGPGMSLKQEGISFLAGAELPCVIVDIMRAGPGLGNIGPEQADYTQLVKGGGHGNYRNIVLAPNSVQEMCDMTIKAFHLAEKYRNPAIVLADGVLGQMVEPLMFPEEALKPEIDTSWAVCGSQETRKNLVTSIFLNFDQLEDFNYRIQDKYQEIKENEVDFEEYYMEDAEVVVVAYGISSRIARSAVDWARENGLKAGLFRPKTLFPFPEKQLLKIAEERDCKFISVEMSNGQMREDIILAIKCQCPVELVNRMGGNLMDQKSIVDKIRELSGGDQN; via the coding sequence ATGGCAACCCAGCTAATCAAAGGAAACACAGCAGTGGTTATAGGGGCCATGTACGCTGGATGTGATTGTTTATTTGGCTATCCCATTACTCCTGCCACAGAAATACTTCATGAAGCTTCACTGTACTTTCCCATGGTGGGAAGAAAGGTTCTGCAGGCTGAATCGGAAGAGGCCGCTATAAACATGGTTTACGGTGCCGCCGCCGCTGGTCATCGGGTTCTAACCGCATCATCCGGTCCGGGGATGAGTCTTAAACAGGAAGGAATATCATTCCTGGCCGGAGCAGAGCTCCCCTGTGTCATTGTGGATATCATGCGGGCCGGTCCAGGCCTGGGTAATATCGGCCCAGAACAGGCAGACTACACCCAACTGGTTAAGGGAGGAGGACATGGGAATTATCGTAACATTGTCCTGGCCCCTAATTCGGTGCAGGAAATGTGTGACATGACCATTAAGGCCTTCCATCTGGCAGAGAAGTACAGAAATCCGGCGATAGTCCTGGCCGATGGGGTGCTGGGCCAGATGGTGGAACCCCTGATGTTCCCGGAAGAGGCCCTGAAACCGGAGATCGATACCTCCTGGGCAGTCTGTGGTAGTCAGGAAACCAGGAAAAATTTGGTAACCAGTATTTTTCTCAACTTCGACCAGTTAGAGGACTTTAACTACCGTATACAGGATAAATATCAGGAAATAAAGGAAAATGAAGTGGACTTTGAGGAGTATTACATGGAGGACGCCGAAGTGGTGGTGGTGGCCTACGGGATCAGCAGCCGTATCGCACGGTCCGCCGTTGATTGGGCCCGTGAGAATGGCCTGAAGGCCGGGTTATTCCGTCCCAAAACACTATTCCCCTTCCCCGAGAAGCAACTCCTAAAGATAGCTGAAGAAAGAGATTGCAAGTTCATATCAGTAGAGATGAGCAATGGCCAGATGAGGGAGGATATAATCCTGGCCATAAAATGCCAGTGCCCAGTGGAATTGGTTAACCGGATGGGTGGTAACCTGATGGACCAGAAGAGTATTGTGGATAAGATTAGAGAACTCAGTGGAGGTGACCAGAATTGA
- the gatD gene encoding Glu-tRNA(Gln) amidotransferase subunit GatD encodes MNYQGLARKCLESQGIAIGDQILIKKDDVEYRGMLLNRAEDADDQHVVLKLDNGYNIGVKITKAQIELVEKGKAPKIELTPLDIKKDPDKMDISIISTGGTVASIIDYKTGAVHPAFTAEDLLRATPELLEEANIKGKAIMNILSENMRPDCWVQAARSIADEINDGAQGVVVAHGTDTMHYTSAALSFILQTPVPVILTGAQRSSDRPSSDAFLNLMSSVAAARSDLAEVTVCMHANENDSYAYLHRGTRVRKMHTSRRDTFQSINRAPLAKVKDGMIKIMDKRYSYRKRGEFELEVKDSLEPKIAFLKSFPGISAELIDYHIDKGYRGLVIEGTGLGHCPEELIPSLKRANDEGVPVVMASQCLYGRTSLNVYSTGRKLINAGVIPARDMLPETAYVKLVWALGQTQNRDEVKKIMESNLRGELGGKSSSQYFLKDYGE; translated from the coding sequence ATGAATTATCAAGGATTGGCCAGGAAATGTTTAGAATCACAGGGTATAGCCATAGGAGATCAAATTCTCATCAAAAAGGATGATGTTGAATACCGGGGAATGTTACTTAATCGGGCAGAAGATGCTGACGACCAGCATGTTGTCCTTAAACTGGATAATGGGTATAATATAGGTGTTAAAATTACCAAAGCCCAAATAGAGCTGGTTGAAAAAGGTAAAGCCCCTAAAATTGAGCTGACTCCGCTGGATATTAAAAAAGATCCGGATAAGATGGATATCTCCATTATTTCCACCGGGGGGACCGTGGCTTCTATCATCGATTATAAAACTGGGGCGGTGCACCCGGCGTTCACCGCTGAGGACCTCCTAAGAGCCACCCCGGAGCTTTTGGAAGAGGCCAACATCAAGGGTAAGGCCATCATGAACATTCTAAGCGAGAACATGCGGCCTGATTGCTGGGTCCAGGCCGCCCGGTCCATTGCTGATGAGATAAATGATGGCGCCCAGGGGGTGGTGGTGGCTCATGGAACTGACACCATGCATTATACTTCCGCTGCCCTGAGTTTCATCCTGCAAACACCAGTGCCAGTTATCTTAACCGGCGCCCAGCGGAGTTCGGATCGACCTTCATCCGATGCATTCCTGAACCTCATGAGTTCAGTGGCCGCGGCCCGGTCCGACCTGGCCGAGGTGACGGTCTGTATGCATGCCAACGAGAATGACAGTTATGCCTATCTGCACCGGGGAACCCGGGTGAGGAAAATGCATACCAGTCGCCGGGACACCTTCCAGAGTATTAACCGCGCTCCCCTGGCTAAAGTCAAAGATGGTATGATTAAAATTATGGACAAGCGTTACTCGTATAGAAAACGTGGAGAATTTGAATTAGAAGTTAAAGACTCCTTGGAACCAAAAATAGCATTCTTAAAGAGCTTTCCAGGGATATCTGCAGAATTAATTGATTACCATATTGATAAAGGTTATCGGGGGCTGGTTATAGAGGGAACTGGACTGGGCCATTGTCCCGAGGAATTGATACCCTCCTTAAAACGGGCTAATGATGAAGGAGTCCCGGTGGTGATGGCCTCCCAGTGTTTATATGGCCGAACTAGTCTCAACGTTTACAGTACCGGTCGCAAGCTAATTAATGCGGGGGTAATTCCTGCCAGGGACATGCTCCCGGAAACGGCCTATGTGAAGCTGGTCTGGGCCCTGGGGCAGACCCAGAACCGGGATGAGGTTAAGAAGATCATGGAAAGCAACCTGCGGGGAGAGTTAGGGGGAAAATCCTCCAGCCAGTATTTCTTAAAGGATTACGGGGAATAA
- a CDS encoding DUF1801 domain-containing protein codes for MIERVDLDEYLVDYPLEMQILSRKLRDLILEAEPEFDEVIRWKNLTYGQGKMLLAIVIHKNHLNLEFANGRSLVEKGYSLEGTGKNLRHLKIWKESDLESELIPELIKKSIEIDKNEG; via the coding sequence TTGATAGAAAGAGTGGACCTGGATGAATATTTAGTGGATTATCCCCTGGAGATGCAGATCTTATCCAGAAAACTTAGAGATCTAATCTTAGAAGCAGAACCCGAATTTGATGAGGTCATACGCTGGAAGAACCTCACCTATGGCCAGGGTAAGATGTTACTGGCCATTGTTATCCATAAAAACCACCTGAACCTGGAGTTTGCCAATGGCAGATCACTAGTTGAGAAGGGCTATTCATTGGAGGGCACTGGCAAGAACCTACGTCATTTGAAGATCTGGAAGGAATCCGATCTTGAATCGGAGCTAATCCCGGAACTCATAAAAAAATCCATAGAAATCGATAAAAATGAAGGGTAA
- a CDS encoding TIM barrel protein translates to MKGKAYFGPAGNPIGFNGPTVEVCDYIRSIGLDAYEYQATYGVRIKKQSALELKNNAQKNEVMISMHAPYYINLSSPKEDVLERSIERLVQSARAAKWMGAYRIVFHPGFYTSYSPEEALKRCKNTIEALLEKLDGLGVDKFTFAPETTGKRSQLGSLDEIIDICQSFEHFQPTVDFAHVHARNQGCLKDEDDYHRIFTKLEDGLGIKTLHSHFTKIEYTEAGERRHHVLMEEKYGPPLEPLLEAITECGWLVTVICETPFLEKDALIMKSMYDALI, encoded by the coding sequence ATGAAGGGTAAAGCTTATTTTGGTCCAGCAGGTAACCCCATTGGGTTTAATGGTCCTACGGTGGAAGTTTGTGACTACATCCGCAGTATTGGCCTGGATGCCTACGAGTACCAGGCCACCTACGGGGTACGTATTAAGAAACAATCCGCCCTGGAACTGAAAAACAATGCCCAGAAAAATGAGGTAATGATCTCCATGCACGCCCCCTACTACATAAACCTCTCCTCTCCCAAGGAGGATGTGCTGGAAAGATCCATAGAGCGCCTGGTGCAGTCGGCCCGGGCAGCGAAGTGGATGGGCGCCTACCGCATCGTATTTCACCCGGGCTTTTACACCTCATATTCCCCTGAAGAAGCACTTAAACGATGTAAAAATACCATTGAAGCATTACTGGAGAAACTGGATGGCCTGGGTGTGGATAAATTTACTTTTGCTCCGGAGACCACTGGTAAAAGGTCCCAACTGGGAAGTCTGGATGAAATAATTGACATATGTCAATCCTTCGAGCATTTTCAACCTACAGTAGATTTTGCTCATGTTCATGCCCGGAATCAGGGCTGTTTAAAAGATGAAGATGATTATCACCGTATATTCACAAAATTAGAGGATGGCCTGGGAATTAAAACACTGCACTCTCACTTTACAAAAATCGAGTATACCGAAGCCGGGGAGCGGCGACATCACGTTTTAATGGAAGAAAAATACGGCCCACCCCTGGAACCATTATTAGAGGCTATTACGGAGTGTGGCTGGCTGGTAACAGTTATATGTGAAACTCCCTTCCTGGAGAAGGATGCACTCATAATGAAATCAATGTACGATGCCTTGATTTAA